The nucleotide window CAATTATCCATTTTGAATTTACGATTTTTATAGCCATCATACTAGAAAGTTGTTTCTAATTTCTCTGGatcgagagagagaaagagagatgtcGTCACACAACAACAACCCAGCGTCAGCGAACGATCCACGGCAGCCGTCAGCGTCGAAACCGTTCCTGGCACCGATGGTTTCACCACAGGATGTACCCGTTGATTACTCAGGTTTCGTTGCGGTTATCCTTGGCGTGGCTGGCGTCATGTTCAgggtaattaattaaatttatttatttatttattcagcacatctttaatttatttattcatctaATACAGATATTAACAAGTTGATTGATGTATGGTGCTGGCTGGGTGGCAGTACAAGCTTTGTTCGTGGCTTGCTCTCATATTCTGTGCCCAATCACTTTCAAACATGAGGAATatggaaaatgatcttaagCAGATTTCCATGGCATCCATGTGAGTTCAcccttgattttattattttgtttggattatggaattttttttcattactgtTTCTAGATAGACAGATAGATCGAGATACAGCATATACAGCATTTAGGAAAGGCACAATGTAATTATCATATAATTGGAGATCTTTGGCTCATTGTAGGAAAGGTTTGTCTACAGGTGTCAGGGATCATTATTTATGGAACACATTCCTACTGTTTTTCACGAAATGGTCATGACAAGTTGGTTTGTTTCTGTAAAAGCTATGCGAGTCATCTGACTTTTTAGATATGCTTTCTAGCTTTAAGTTCTGCCTTCCTTGCTACAATGTAACGAGTTAACAGCTGAAAAACAATGTAAAGTCCTTGGGTTGCTAGAGAACCCTGCTCTTTTGCATCCATTAATGTATTTTGCTAGAGAACTTCGAACAATACATATTGCATCCCAAAGAGCTCTCTCACCAAAAGATGATCACAATTTATATAAGAACCCAAATCTTGGTGCTTGGTTggttttcaaagaaaaactaGTTATAGATACTGGCTTATTATAACAAGAGTTCTTGCACAAGGCTAATTGGTAGTACTATAGCCTTGTTGATTCTCATATCTTCACACTATGAAACTATCCAAGATGAAACGGATAGGAGGATTATTCTGGCAAGATTTCTGAAATGTCACTCATCATAGATTGGTGTCATTTACAGGACTGAGAGCATTGTTCTGTTGAGAACCAGTGGTTCCAACCTTTAGTTTCCTTCGAAGATTGATTGAATTCGAGGACTTCAAATGGAAATGAGATATCTTAGATGTTGTTTCTCCTGAGAAGGCTGAACTGGAATGTTAAATGGGGGGTACCAgaactttgttgttttgaatGCAATTGGCGTCTTTTTTTTGCATAAGTTATagagttaattataaattactCCTTCTGatgtttgaaaacaaattattattaccCTCTACtatgataaataattaaataatcctTGTAGTTTTGTATTCTGTCAATACCTTAGTCCCTGTGTCAATTATCCGTTAATAAACTGACGAGTTGTTCTCAATTTATAAGTTTGTTTTCCAAAAAcacgcttttttttttgtcaaattttccttttcaCTTACTTCCCTTCCCTCACATCTCTCTCCCTTTTCTTCCATGTCTCTCTCCTACTTTTTCTCCTGCCCTTTCCTCTGCCTCTCTCTGCTCCCTTTCTCCTTCCCTTTTCCTCCacctctcctcttctctttgCTCTAGCATCACTACAAAAGCTcaccaaagaaaaatcaaagaaaaaaacaaagagagaaattACTGGttcttcatcctttttttttggtgagaCCATAATCAAATTAAACTCCTCATCTTCAAGAGTTCATTGATACCAAATTTGGACCTATACACTAGTTAATTTATGTGTTCTAAGACATGAAAAAATTGGATCTAGGAGTTAAAATTCTGAATTTTTGCaagagaaattgtttttttaaagatgattaacgtcggtctctaaaaatagaagacacgttaaaaaataacattagtccctaaaaatagaagactcgtctaaaatgttgacgttttaaccctaaaaagaaGAGTTACATTTGAGTtaccaaaaagaaacaatagacataattcatattttgtatttaaacttttgacatcggtccttttatgtaaaaaaaagagatgtgtcgacaaataatatttatagacACGTAAAAAAATGACACCAGTCcttaaaaaatagaagactCGTCTAAAATGTTGACgtttaaccctaaaaaggagTTACGTCTGAGTTatcaaaaagaaataatggacataatccatatttggtatttaaacttttgacatcggtccttttctgtaaaaaagagacgtgtcgacaaaCAATgttcattcataaaaaaatatgttggtaTCGTTGAGAAATGAGTATAACCATACTTGAGAATTGGGCTTTGGACCCACGCACGATGACATGATAAGATGGGTGTTGGACCCGTGTcgttattctttttatatttattttggtttttgatttacaacatacaaagaaaattttacaagtacttatatatataaaaaaattaaaaataccacTAGGAATCCCAAAAATTATCTGAGTGCCACCTACTGGTAAAAGAATGAAACACCTTTGAATTTCTCAGAAGATTACGAAAAAACTCCTGGTGGCGCGTGAAGCTCATGCGCGGTCACTGTTGGAGGGGGTGAAATTCTTCGGCGAGATTCCCGGCCAAAAAGGGTTGATTCTGGTAGATCTGAGAGCGAGGATTCTGATGACGGTGGTTTCGATGGTCGTTAATGGCTGATGAGAGAGAATGGACGGTTTGAAACTTCAGGTGGTCGGAGAAGTCGTGACCTTTGCCAGATGAGGCGGAGAAGGCGATGAACACTGCCCGGGTTTTGCTTTAAAGGAGGCGAGTAACCTTTCTGTGGTAGTTCGAAGGCTTTAAGCGGTCGGAGGTGAGAGATCGGATAAGAGAGAGAATCGCTGATTGGAGGGGAGAGAGAGCCTTTGAGATTTGCTAAGGTGTGAACGTTAGCATGGTAAACAGGTGCAGCTAAAGGTTGTGAATCATTGGATTACGGATGAACTGATCCTTCGATTGTGGTTGGCTtgatctgcaagttgatcggaTGGTCCAGATGGAGTAAGCTTTGTTGTAGTGTGGTGAGATGCACTGATAGCTTAGTACACCAGGTTACGTGGCACGACAAGATCGAAGGGCatattgttttaagggctgagatggATTTGAGTTTTAATCTAGTGTGGTAAGCCCTATTAGATCCTATTAAATCAAAGGTAGAGAACTAAATACTATTAGATCTAATGGTTATGATATTTTTGgcattttcaaattgttttttttaatcaatatctTACCTAGTGTGAaggaatagtaaaaaaaaccttaatagtAATATcaaatctctttcttttctttcctcctcCCTCCTTACTAGCGAATTTTCACTGCTATTTACCATCATGAAAATCTCATGACGGTGGCAcaaatttattataaagaaaaattgcATCGCCCCAACTGCATCGCCTACTCTGCCTATTATGACAAATTTTtgcattattgattttgttttattatatataataataaatatttatatggatAAAACTAAAtactcaaatcagtattagaaaaagccCGTTTCAActgctaaaaatcaattttaattaccgaaaattatgttgaaatactaaaaaaacttttcggtaattaaaattgatttttagcggttgaaatgggctttttctaatactgatttgagtaTTTAGTTTTatccatataaatatttattattatatataataaaacaaaatcgaTAATGCAAAAATTTGTCATAATAGGCGGAGTAGGCGATGCAGTTGGgcaatgcaatttttttttataatagatttGTCACCGTCATGAGATTTTCATGTCCCCTCCTCATTGACTATAAATAGTAGTGAAAATTTGTCAGTAAGGGGGgaggaggaaagaaaagaaagagatttgATATtactattaagtttttttttactattcctTCACATTTGtaagatattgatttaaaaaaaaacaatttgaaaatgccaaaaatatcctaaccgttagatctaatAATATTTAGTTCTCTACCTTTGATTTAATAGGATCTAATAGGGCTTATCACACTAGATTAAAACCTAAATccatctcagcccttaaaacaatctGCCCTTTGATCCTGTCGTGCCACGTAACCCGGTGTACCAAGCTATCGGTGTATCTCACCACACTACAACAAAGCTTAGttcatccggaccgtccgatcaacttgcagatcaAGCCAACCACAATCGAAGGATCATTTCATCCGTAATCCAATGGTTCACAACCTTTAGCTGCACCTGTTTACCATGCTAACGTTCACACTTTAGCAAATCTCAGAGGCTCTCTCTCCCCTCCAATTGCGATTCTCTCTCACATCCGGCCGCTTAAAACCTTTgaaccaccacagaaaggttacTCGCCTCCTTTAAAGCAAAACCCGGGCAGTGTTCATCGcctcatctggccggaaaaAGGTCGCGACTTCTTCGACCACCCGAAGCTTCAAACCGTCCATTTTCTCTCATCAACCATCGTCATCAGAATCTTCGCTCTTAGATCTACTAGAATCAACCCTTTTTGGCAGGGAATCTCGCCGAAGAATTTCACCCCCTACAACAGTGACCGCGCTTGAGCTACATGCGCCACCAGGGGTATTTTCGTAATCTTCTGAGAAATTCAAGGGTATTTCATTCTTTTACCTGTACAGTGGCACTTAGATAATTTTTGGGATTCCtagtggtttttttaaattttttttatatatataagtacttgtaaaattttctttgtatgttgtaaaacaaaaaccaaaataaatataaaaagaataacgACGCGGGTCCAACACCCATCTTATCATGTCATCATGTGTGGGTCCAAAGCCCAATTCTCAAGAATGGTTATACTCATTTCTCAACGAtaccaacataattttttatgaatgaacATTGTTTGTCGACACGTCTTTTTTTTACAGAAAATGACCGATGTCAAAAGTTTAAATACCAAATTtggattatgtccattatttctttttgataactcagacgtaactctcctttttagggttaaacgtcaatattttagacgagtcttctattttttagggactgatgtcatttttttacGTGTCTATAAACATTGtttgtcgacacgtctctttttttttccagaaaaggaccgatgtcaaaagtttaaatacaaaatatggattatgtctattgtttctttttggtaACTCAAACGTAACTCTTCTTTTTAGAGTTAAAACGTCAgcattttagacgagtctcttATTTTTAAGGACTGATGTTATTTTTTGACGtgtcttctatttttagggaccgacgttaatcatctttaaaaaacaaattgcaaataAGCTCAAACTGTAATagcatttgaattaaaaaaaaaaaacacacaagtaagggtaacctttctctTGAAAGGATATTTTGGGGTGGTGACTATCTTCtcttaattataaataactCAGTACCTGAATCTTTGGGACTAGTatctaatttgggatttttaattccctcaaattactagatgacGATTCCAATAAAATCTTCATTTCTTCTAATCCAGTAAATCTTTTGTTAAATAACAAAAgtggagccgtcgcccgacgtcgtgtatcgacaataGGGATGCAGATTCGGTGAATATTTCTATTATCCTTTGTGAATTGAGTATGACACGCTTCTTTTTCTGGAAATTGGCAAGTAGAGTTTTGCAAGGCTTTTCTGTTACTGTTCCTTTGTCTCATTTtgtgccttttctttttgttcatatttaatttgatacaAAACAGGAGAAGTTCTAGTACTGTGATCTATTTCTTGGTTTATGTTAAACTGGTTGGATGTGGtccaatttgattttcaatttatagTTATGCTTTGACTACAATTTTCTGAAGTTAAAGGAGTACAATTGCGatgaacatttttttgtttgaacatAAATTATCAATTACCTGGATTTATATAAGTGGAGTTCTGGCCTAACCTTTTCACTTTTAAAGTGAATAGCCTGATGTTCCTATTAGTTTAGATGTTCCATGCATCCCTGGATTAGCCcatagatttaataaaataacaaccaTTTCATGTCTATCCTCAGAAAGGCGCTCAAAGTTTCATTAGGATGAAGTAGTTGTCATTGATTATAATTAGAGTTTAGCGGAAAGGAATTCGGAATGCCTTTTAACATTGGTTGTTTCTTATCTGGATTGAGCTTTTCGACAATCAAACCCTTTGAAAGAACATAATGTAGTTGAAGTAAGGTTGGACATGGACTTGATTTGTGACCTTGATAACATATTTCACTTGCTGATTCCATCCCTGGGCTTTCTGAGCAAGTGAAGAAAATGAGGATTCTCGTATAAGattgttttaaaattggatATCACCATCTGCAATGGTACAGCTGTTTATGTGA belongs to Populus nigra chromosome 18, ddPopNigr1.1, whole genome shotgun sequence and includes:
- the LOC133678013 gene encoding protein Asterix-like isoform X1 encodes the protein MSSHNNNPASANDPRQPSASKPFLAPMVSPQDVPVDYSGFVAVILGVAGVMFRYKLCSWLALIFCAQSLSNMRNMENDLKQISMASMFAIMGLVTNYLGPARPASQS
- the LOC133678013 gene encoding protein Asterix-like isoform X2; the protein is MSSHNNNPASANDPRQPSASKPFLAPMVSPQDVPVDYSGFVAVILGVAGVMFRYKLCSWLALIFCAQSLSNMRNMENDLKQISMASMTESIVLLRTSGSNL